The Pseudomonas baetica genome includes a region encoding these proteins:
- a CDS encoding YbhB/YbcL family Raf kinase inhibitor-like protein, which translates to MTRLTSLNPWLAAAAVALCVQFPAQAQERFTLSIPGVSDNRLFTSAAASDAAGCGGKNQSPALSWNAGPTGTQSYAIVMHDPDGQKGLGVDHWIHYGIKATTHQIAAGVGAKSAFEGIGGTNSKGNTHYMGPCPPVGDSAHHYIIQIYALDLAPDALPAGLTRAELMEKIKGHVLRNSSAVRRYHR; encoded by the coding sequence ATGACCCGATTGACCTCTCTCAACCCTTGGCTGGCGGCCGCTGCCGTTGCCCTTTGCGTGCAGTTTCCGGCGCAGGCCCAGGAGCGTTTCACCCTCAGCATTCCTGGCGTGTCCGATAACCGTCTGTTCACCTCGGCAGCGGCCAGCGATGCGGCCGGTTGCGGCGGCAAGAACCAGTCGCCGGCCCTGAGCTGGAACGCCGGCCCAACCGGTACCCAGAGCTACGCAATTGTCATGCACGACCCGGATGGGCAGAAAGGTCTGGGCGTCGATCACTGGATTCACTACGGCATCAAAGCCACGACTCACCAGATTGCGGCCGGTGTCGGCGCCAAATCCGCCTTCGAAGGCATTGGCGGCACCAACAGCAAGGGCAACACCCATTACATGGGGCCGTGCCCACCGGTGGGTGACAGCGCGCACCACTACATCATCCAGATCTACGCACTGGATCTGGCGCCGGACGCATTGCCGGCCGGTCTGACCCGCGCCGAGCTGATGGAAAAAATCAAAGGCCATGTGCTGCGCAACAGCAGCGCGGTGCGACGTTATCACCGCTGA
- the pgaD gene encoding poly-beta-1,6-N-acetyl-D-glucosamine biosynthesis protein PgaD yields MRIIRTRQRPFLVVIDVIFTVIAWVGVLYLLVRGLWPLIEPLEGVARIDRAAFDVLGTLQIYLWVAVVNALILIAWARYQHRKSRSFAQRRLPAPVVDDEGLSKSFKLCDDRLQKLRTPGVMTIHNDQEGDISNVVTHFWPVQQGELPPPLAPLEHPRVIFLHAEDDENREPMPR; encoded by the coding sequence ATGAGAATCATCCGGACTCGCCAACGGCCGTTTCTGGTCGTGATCGATGTGATCTTCACCGTTATCGCCTGGGTTGGTGTGCTGTATCTGTTGGTGCGAGGCTTGTGGCCACTGATCGAACCCCTTGAGGGTGTGGCGCGGATCGATCGCGCAGCGTTTGATGTGCTTGGCACCTTGCAGATTTATCTGTGGGTGGCGGTGGTCAATGCGTTGATCCTCATCGCCTGGGCACGTTACCAGCACCGCAAAAGCCGCAGCTTCGCCCAGCGCCGACTGCCGGCGCCGGTGGTCGATGATGAGGGCCTGAGCAAGAGTTTCAAACTCTGCGATGACCGCTTGCAGAAGCTACGCACCCCGGGGGTGATGACCATTCACAACGATCAGGAAGGCGACATCAGTAATGTGGTGACGCATTTCTGGCCGGTGCAGCAGGGTGAATTGCCGCCACCCCTGGCACCGCTGGAGCACCCGCGAGTGATCTTTTTGCATGCTGAGGATGATGAGAATCGCGAGCCTATGCCCCGGTAA
- the pgaC gene encoding poly-beta-1,6-N-acetyl-D-glucosamine synthase yields MLDRLLALLVLALVLGVPLGLIFLVTGQFLMDFVFFYPLFMSGLWIAGGLYFWLHWERHWPWKDDTLPPPLAGEPLISILIPCYNEGDNAADTIHAALAQHYPNIEVIAINDGSKDNTAEVLDRLAKEDPRLRVLHLAENQGKAVALRMGAIAARSEYLVCIDGDALLAPNTAAYLVAPMLDNARLGAVTGNPRIRTRSTLVGRVQVGEFSSIIGLIKRTQRVFGRIFTVSGVIVAFRRTALHRVGYWSPDMITEDIDISWKLQLDHWSIFYEPRALCWILMPETLGGLWKQRLRWAQGGAEVLFKNIRGIWQYRHRYLWPLLFEYCLSTGWAFTFLLSVIFWGVGKFVVMPEAIAVDHLMPPAFTGLLLAFVCLVQFAVSIIIDRRYEPGLGKTMFWVVWYPIAFWFVSLLTTLVSFPKVLFGQHQKRARWVSPDRGIKPIGDDEEEVIK; encoded by the coding sequence ATGCTGGATAGACTGTTAGCCCTGCTTGTTCTGGCGCTCGTCCTCGGCGTGCCGCTGGGACTGATTTTCCTCGTTACCGGCCAGTTCCTGATGGACTTCGTGTTCTTCTACCCGTTGTTCATGTCCGGGTTGTGGATTGCCGGTGGCCTGTATTTCTGGCTGCACTGGGAACGCCACTGGCCATGGAAGGACGACACCCTGCCGCCGCCGTTGGCGGGCGAGCCGTTGATCTCGATCCTGATCCCTTGCTACAACGAGGGCGACAACGCTGCCGACACTATCCATGCGGCGCTGGCGCAGCATTACCCGAACATCGAAGTCATCGCGATCAACGACGGCTCCAAGGACAACACCGCCGAAGTGCTCGACAGGCTGGCCAAGGAAGACCCACGGCTGCGGGTGCTGCACCTGGCGGAAAACCAGGGCAAGGCAGTCGCCCTGCGCATGGGCGCCATCGCGGCACGCAGTGAGTATCTGGTGTGTATCGACGGTGATGCGCTGCTGGCGCCGAACACCGCGGCCTATCTGGTCGCGCCGATGCTCGACAATGCGCGATTGGGCGCGGTGACCGGCAACCCACGGATTCGTACGCGCTCGACACTGGTCGGGCGGGTGCAGGTCGGTGAGTTCTCGTCGATCATCGGTCTGATCAAACGCACGCAACGGGTGTTCGGGCGGATCTTCACGGTGTCGGGCGTGATCGTCGCATTCCGTCGCACGGCACTGCACCGGGTCGGCTATTGGAGCCCGGACATGATCACCGAAGACATCGACATCAGCTGGAAGCTGCAACTCGATCACTGGAGCATCTTCTACGAGCCGCGCGCGCTGTGCTGGATCCTCATGCCGGAAACCCTCGGTGGGCTGTGGAAGCAGCGCCTGCGCTGGGCGCAGGGCGGCGCCGAGGTGCTGTTCAAAAACATTCGCGGGATCTGGCAGTACCGCCATCGATACCTGTGGCCGCTGCTGTTCGAGTATTGCCTGTCGACCGGTTGGGCCTTCACTTTCCTGTTGTCGGTGATCTTCTGGGGCGTCGGCAAGTTTGTGGTCATGCCGGAAGCCATCGCGGTGGATCACCTGATGCCGCCGGCGTTTACCGGGTTGTTGCTGGCGTTTGTCTGCCTGGTGCAGTTTGCCGTCAGCATCATCATTGACCGGCGCTACGAGCCGGGGTTGGGCAAGACCATGTTCTGGGTGGTCTGGTATCCGATTGCGTTCTGGTTCGTCAGCCTGCTGACCACGCTGGTCAGTTTTCCCAAGGTGCTGTTTGGCCAACATCAGAAGCGTGCGCGCTGGGTCAGCCCTGACCGTGGCATCAAGCCGATCGGGGACGACGAAGAGGAGGTCATCAAATGA
- the pgaB gene encoding poly-beta-1,6-N-acetyl-D-glucosamine N-deacetylase PgaB, whose product MPFISRFILLLGALLVSACAQQAPAFAPPSERPVAASEKPWPKNHVLGIAYHDVEDRDPDQAVVAVRTERMIEQLAWLRENGYKPVTVDQIMAARKGGPELPAKAILLSFDDGYSSFYTRVLPVLRAYNWHALLAPVGTWVDTPLNQPVDFAGAPRARSDFLTWDQVREISKSGLVEIAAHTDANHKGILANPQGNLQPAAATRRYDPVSKRYESEADFQARIRTDVNNISEKIRKATGYKPRVWVWPYGAADGTSLTVVGEEGYEMALTLDDGLDALDNLMSSPRFLVASDPDGTHFANSIVSAQADFAMRVVHVDLDNVYDPDPAQQDINLGKLVQRMADMGANTVFLQAFADPKGDGLVHSLYFPNRHLPVRADIFDRVAWQLRTRAHVKVFAWMPVLSFGLDSKLPRVTRWDPETGITSVAPDQYKRLSPFDPEVRRIIGEIYEDVARLTSVDGILYHDDAVLSDFEDAGPQALKVYAANGMPASIAALRDDPAAMQRWTRFKSRYLIDFTNELTAKVRAIRGPQVQTARNIFAEPMLNPHSEEWYAQNLDDFLATYDWTAPMAMPLMEKQTQEQSGPWLETLVQTVSKRPGALNRTVFELQARDWTKKDQADIDGAHLADWMGRLKRQGATSFGYYPDNFLDNLPDLKTVRPALSNKWNP is encoded by the coding sequence ATGCCCTTTATTTCGCGTTTCATCCTTCTGCTGGGAGCGCTGCTGGTCAGCGCCTGCGCCCAGCAAGCCCCAGCCTTCGCCCCTCCGTCCGAGCGCCCGGTGGCGGCCAGCGAAAAACCGTGGCCGAAAAACCATGTGTTGGGCATCGCCTATCACGATGTCGAGGATCGCGACCCCGATCAGGCCGTGGTGGCGGTGCGCACCGAGCGCATGATCGAGCAGCTCGCCTGGCTGCGGGAAAACGGCTACAAACCGGTGACGGTCGATCAGATCATGGCCGCGCGCAAGGGTGGCCCGGAGCTGCCAGCGAAGGCGATTCTGCTCAGCTTCGACGATGGCTATTCGAGTTTCTACACCCGTGTGCTGCCGGTGCTGCGCGCTTATAACTGGCACGCGCTGCTGGCGCCGGTTGGCACTTGGGTCGATACGCCGCTGAATCAGCCGGTGGATTTTGCCGGTGCGCCACGTGCGCGCTCCGACTTCCTGACCTGGGATCAGGTGCGCGAGATCTCCAAGTCTGGACTGGTGGAAATCGCCGCCCACACCGATGCCAACCACAAAGGCATTCTTGCCAACCCGCAGGGCAACCTGCAGCCCGCCGCCGCGACCCGCCGTTACGATCCGGTCAGCAAACGCTATGAATCCGAGGCCGATTTCCAGGCGCGGATTCGCACCGACGTAAACAACATCTCGGAAAAAATCCGCAAAGCCACCGGTTACAAACCGCGGGTCTGGGTCTGGCCGTACGGGGCGGCGGACGGCACTTCGCTGACCGTGGTGGGCGAGGAGGGCTACGAAATGGCCCTGACCCTCGACGACGGTCTCGATGCCCTCGACAACCTGATGAGCAGCCCGCGCTTCCTCGTCGCCTCCGATCCTGACGGCACGCATTTCGCCAACAGCATTGTGTCGGCGCAGGCGGATTTCGCCATGCGCGTGGTGCATGTCGATCTGGACAATGTTTACGACCCGGACCCGGCGCAGCAGGACATCAACCTCGGCAAACTGGTGCAGCGCATGGCTGACATGGGCGCCAACACCGTATTCCTGCAAGCCTTCGCCGATCCGAAGGGCGACGGCCTGGTGCACTCGCTGTACTTCCCCAACCGTCACTTACCGGTCCGTGCGGATATTTTCGACCGCGTCGCCTGGCAACTGCGCACCCGTGCTCATGTGAAAGTCTTTGCGTGGATGCCGGTGCTGAGTTTCGGCCTCGACTCGAAGCTGCCGCGCGTCACCCGCTGGGACCCGGAAACCGGTATCACCTCGGTCGCTCCTGATCAGTACAAACGGCTGTCGCCGTTCGATCCGGAAGTCCGGCGGATCATCGGCGAAATCTACGAAGACGTGGCGCGCCTGACCTCGGTCGACGGCATCCTTTACCACGATGATGCAGTGCTCTCGGACTTCGAAGATGCCGGCCCGCAAGCCCTGAAGGTATACGCCGCCAACGGCATGCCGGCTTCGATCGCGGCACTGCGTGATGACCCGGCGGCGATGCAGCGCTGGACGCGGTTCAAGAGCCGCTACCTGATCGATTTCACCAACGAGCTCACTGCCAAAGTCCGCGCCATTCGTGGCCCGCAGGTGCAGACCGCGCGCAACATCTTCGCCGAGCCGATGCTCAATCCACACAGCGAAGAATGGTACGCACAGAACCTCGACGACTTCCTCGCCACCTATGACTGGACGGCGCCGATGGCCATGCCACTGATGGAAAAACAGACGCAGGAACAGTCCGGTCCATGGCTGGAAACGCTGGTGCAAACCGTCAGCAAACGCCCCGGAGCCCTGAATCGCACCGTGTTCGAATTGCAGGCCCGTGACTGGACGAAAAAGGATCAGGCCGACATCGATGGCGCGCATCTGGCCGACTGGATGGGTCGCCTCAAGCGTCAGGGCGCGACCAGTTTTGGTTACTACCCGGACAACTTTCTCGACAACTTGCCGGACCTGAAAACCGTTCGGCCTGCGCTCTCCAATAAATGGAACCCATGA
- the pgaA gene encoding poly-beta-1,6 N-acetyl-D-glucosamine export porin PgaA: MPRIDVPVLHRGLRPLFRVALCSQLLWPALAFADTPYDQMVRDARAGQTTPALTVLRQVPPAQATTGQISDHLQIASWAGLDAEVVQVYETQGRDRVLPIQALTATARAYRNLKRWDQATQVYNKALALEPDNADLQLGLALTQADAGKPDEAVTRAKALVAAKPDDPSRRLALGYALNRAGKQYDALFEYDQAFIRAGSKPEVAREYVVALQKARLPEPALRLANQRPGLIDPVTLRRLEGDLAAERVRLAELATRSEKERYVIADRALADYDKLLATWTPDASAHDDVIRWRIDRMGALKARARTADVISEYQKLQGEGVKIPTYALRWVAASYLDQRQPEIATDLYRQVLAAPDADVGDRLEDTTALYYSLLESDRADEARKVAEDAAKSQRPRIELKGLPIGNPNDEWMDAQQLAAQAGTYGSDLPHGEERLQTLVDQAPGNIGLRLAQADLYLARNWPRRAEMQLKETESMTPRDMGLEIAQARTAMDLQEWRQMDALTDDVVARYPDNRQVQRLAREREVHDMSELRVEAYGGKANGGGSGNAGAVSGSRDFGIQTTLYSPLINEDWRVFAGAGYATGDFAEGTGHHRFQRVGLERRTRDMTLEAEVSNHNYGFGDKQGARLAIARDINDHWQYGGSLEYLSAETPLRALNSDIKANGGSGFIRWRANESREWRLSVSPSHFSDGNNRVEALLTGREGVYSAPNVQVDAGLEVGTSHNSKSDDVPYFNPKSDFSVMPLVNVNHVLYHRYETSWSQQFQAGAGTYSQRDHGTGGMALLGYGQRYAWNDVFEVGGLLSVINRPYDGDRETDLRLLVDLTFRF, translated from the coding sequence ATGCCGCGTATTGATGTTCCCGTATTGCATCGTGGTTTACGCCCTTTGTTTCGAGTCGCGCTGTGCAGCCAACTGCTTTGGCCAGCCTTGGCGTTTGCCGACACACCCTACGATCAGATGGTGCGGGATGCCCGTGCCGGGCAAACCACGCCTGCGCTGACTGTGCTGCGCCAGGTGCCGCCGGCTCAGGCCACCACCGGGCAGATCAGCGATCACCTGCAAATCGCCAGTTGGGCCGGGCTCGACGCCGAAGTGGTGCAGGTCTATGAAACCCAGGGCCGTGACCGCGTGCTGCCGATTCAGGCCCTGACCGCCACTGCTCGCGCGTACCGCAACCTCAAGCGTTGGGATCAGGCGACCCAGGTCTACAACAAGGCCTTGGCGCTGGAACCGGACAACGCAGACCTGCAACTGGGCCTGGCCCTGACTCAGGCTGACGCCGGCAAGCCCGACGAAGCAGTCACTCGGGCCAAAGCGCTGGTGGCGGCCAAACCCGATGATCCTTCCCGTCGTCTGGCACTTGGCTACGCGCTCAACCGTGCCGGCAAGCAATATGACGCCCTGTTCGAATACGATCAGGCGTTCATCCGCGCCGGGAGCAAACCTGAAGTCGCCCGCGAATACGTGGTCGCCCTGCAAAAAGCGCGTCTGCCGGAACCGGCGCTGCGCTTGGCCAATCAGCGTCCGGGCCTGATCGATCCGGTCACTTTGCGCCGCCTCGAAGGCGACTTGGCCGCCGAGCGCGTGCGCCTCGCCGAACTCGCCACCCGCAGCGAAAAAGAACGTTATGTGATCGCCGACCGCGCGTTGGCCGACTACGACAAATTGCTCGCGACCTGGACGCCCGACGCCAGCGCTCACGACGACGTGATCCGCTGGCGCATCGACCGCATGGGCGCGCTTAAGGCCCGCGCGCGCACCGCCGACGTCATCAGCGAATACCAGAAGCTGCAAGGCGAAGGCGTGAAGATTCCGACCTACGCCTTGCGTTGGGTGGCGGCGTCTTATCTCGATCAACGTCAGCCGGAAATCGCCACTGACCTCTACCGTCAGGTGCTGGCGGCACCGGACGCCGATGTCGGTGATCGCCTCGAAGACACCACTGCACTGTATTACTCGCTGCTGGAAAGCGACCGCGCCGACGAGGCACGCAAGGTTGCCGAAGACGCAGCCAAGTCCCAGCGCCCACGCATCGAACTCAAGGGCTTGCCGATCGGCAACCCCAATGACGAATGGATGGACGCGCAACAACTCGCGGCGCAGGCCGGCACCTACGGTTCCGACCTGCCCCACGGCGAGGAGCGCTTGCAGACGCTTGTCGATCAGGCGCCGGGCAACATCGGCTTGCGGCTGGCCCAGGCCGATCTGTACCTGGCTCGCAACTGGCCGCGTCGCGCCGAGATGCAGCTCAAGGAAACCGAGAGCATGACGCCGCGCGACATGGGTCTGGAAATCGCTCAGGCGCGCACCGCCATGGACCTGCAGGAATGGCGGCAGATGGACGCGCTGACCGACGACGTGGTGGCGCGCTATCCGGACAACCGTCAGGTGCAACGTCTGGCCCGCGAACGTGAAGTCCATGACATGTCCGAATTGCGCGTCGAAGCCTACGGCGGCAAGGCCAACGGCGGCGGCAGTGGTAACGCCGGAGCGGTTAGCGGTAGCCGCGATTTCGGTATCCAGACCACCCTGTACAGTCCACTGATCAATGAAGACTGGCGCGTGTTCGCCGGCGCGGGATATGCCACCGGCGACTTCGCCGAAGGCACCGGCCATCACCGTTTTCAGCGTGTCGGTCTGGAGCGTCGCACTCGTGACATGACGCTTGAAGCCGAAGTGTCCAATCACAATTACGGCTTCGGCGACAAACAGGGCGCACGTTTGGCGATCGCCCGCGACATCAACGACCACTGGCAGTACGGCGGCAGCCTCGAATACCTGTCGGCCGAGACGCCGTTGCGTGCGCTCAACAGCGACATCAAGGCCAACGGCGGCAGCGGGTTCATCCGCTGGCGCGCCAACGAAAGCCGCGAGTGGCGGCTGTCGGTGAGTCCGTCGCACTTCAGTGACGGCAACAATCGCGTCGAAGCCTTGCTCACCGGTCGCGAGGGCGTTTACAGCGCGCCGAACGTGCAGGTCGACGCGGGGCTGGAAGTCGGCACCAGCCACAACTCCAAATCCGATGACGTGCCGTACTTCAATCCGAAGTCGGACTTCAGCGTGATGCCACTGGTCAACGTCAATCACGTCCTTTACCACCGCTACGAAACGTCCTGGAGCCAGCAGTTCCAGGCCGGTGCGGGAACGTACAGCCAGCGTGATCACGGTACCGGCGGCATGGCGTTGCTCGGCTACGGCCAGCGTTATGCCTGGAACGACGTATTCGAGGTGGGCGGTTTGCTCAGTGTGATCAACCGGCCCTACGACGGTGATCGGGAGACCGATCTGCGTTTGCTCGTCGACCTCACTTTCCGCTTCTAG
- a CDS encoding YdgA family protein: MNKSAGVLLGIVVAIGAISAGGAWYTGTKIEGVLNNAVSNANKELQTAMAGSNGTASLELVSLERHTFTSTAHYRLKGEGEMFGDAPVELLFVDHIEHGPLPFSRLVSLKWLPVMATSNYELEKSPATEKWFAATKGAAPLKGVTNIGYDESTTSTVDLLPLETALDEQSSLKFSGLTLNISASAQAQKVKADGYMDSLKLVTVAEDQAPVQIELNGLTVASNLAKSSYGYYTGSNTLELTNSKTTFGTKQSVLGVKNFEMKNLTEENGSNASGRADYQVGEVTLNDKKIGSASMAMSLKNLDIPSTMSLMQIYQTKLQPYEKAAAEATAAGLPAPELNLTEAESAQVKADLQKLLAAGPQVALENLSLKTANGESRANLVVDLTKPQSMDLPPDQLGKQLIALLDLNITVSKPMLIDLLSVQAQLDGQTDAKAIVDGATGAADMFSGMAVGSQLATVEGTNVVTKLHYAANQVEFNGQKMTVEQFVGFLMSKFAGVTQVQ, encoded by the coding sequence ATGAATAAATCAGCAGGCGTGCTTCTCGGAATTGTTGTTGCCATCGGCGCGATCAGTGCAGGCGGGGCCTGGTACACCGGGACCAAGATCGAGGGCGTACTGAACAACGCCGTCAGCAATGCCAATAAAGAGCTGCAAACCGCGATGGCCGGTTCCAACGGCACCGCGTCGCTGGAGCTGGTGTCGCTGGAGCGTCACACCTTCACCAGCACCGCGCACTATCGCCTCAAAGGTGAAGGCGAGATGTTCGGCGATGCACCGGTCGAGCTGCTATTTGTCGACCATATCGAGCATGGCCCGCTGCCTTTCTCGCGTCTGGTGTCGCTGAAATGGCTACCGGTCATGGCCACCAGCAACTACGAGCTGGAAAAGAGTCCGGCCACCGAAAAATGGTTCGCCGCCACCAAGGGTGCCGCGCCGCTCAAAGGCGTGACCAACATCGGTTACGACGAATCCACCACCAGCACCGTCGACTTGCTGCCACTGGAAACCGCGCTGGATGAGCAGTCGAGCCTGAAATTCTCCGGCCTGACCCTGAACATCTCCGCCAGCGCCCAGGCGCAAAAGGTCAAGGCTGACGGCTACATGGACAGCCTGAAACTGGTGACCGTGGCTGAAGATCAGGCGCCGGTACAGATCGAACTCAACGGTCTGACCGTGGCCAGCAACCTCGCCAAGAGCAGCTACGGCTACTACACCGGCAGCAACACCTTGGAACTGACCAACAGCAAAACCACCTTCGGCACCAAGCAATCGGTGCTCGGCGTGAAGAACTTCGAAATGAAGAACCTCACCGAAGAGAACGGCAGCAATGCGTCCGGCCGTGCTGACTATCAGGTGGGTGAAGTCACCCTCAACGACAAGAAAATCGGTTCGGCCAGCATGGCCATGAGCCTGAAGAACCTTGACATTCCGTCGACGATGTCGCTGATGCAGATTTACCAGACCAAATTGCAGCCGTACGAAAAAGCCGCCGCCGAAGCCACCGCCGCCGGCCTGCCGGCACCGGAACTGAACCTCACCGAAGCCGAATCGGCCCAGGTCAAAGCCGATCTGCAAAAACTGCTGGCCGCCGGCCCGCAAGTGGCGCTGGAAAATCTCTCGCTGAAAACCGCCAACGGTGAAAGCCGCGCCAATCTGGTGGTCGACCTGACCAAACCGCAATCGATGGATCTGCCGCCGGATCAACTGGGCAAACAGCTGATCGCGTTGCTCGACCTCAACATCACCGTGTCCAAGCCGATGCTGATTGATCTGCTCAGCGTGCAGGCGCAGCTCGATGGTCAGACCGATGCCAAAGCCATCGTCGATGGGGCTACCGGCGCGGCCGATATGTTCTCCGGCATGGCTGTCGGCTCGCAGTTGGCGACCGTGGAAGGCACCAACGTCGTGACCAAGCTGCATTACGCCGCCAATCAGGTGGAATTCAACGGCCAGAAGATGACCGTCGAGCAGTTCGTCGGCTTCCTGATGAGCAAGTTCGCGGGCGTCACGCAAGTGCAGTAA